The nucleotide window CAATCGTGAGTATAGCAATACTAACCGAAAATCCCCTTTCTTCATCAAGGCGATCAATGCGTCTTTTTCCTGCAATAACCGGGGGACCCATTTCCTCAGCGCCTTTCGCCATGCAGAAGATTCCAGCAACAGCCCCTTTGAAAAGGTAACGTTTGTGTGCGCAGCCCCATTATCATATCCCCAAGCGGCATCGATGCGCGACATCATATCCGAAAAAGAAGTCGATCGCAGGTCATAGTATTTCTTGCACTTATCTTTTTGTAAAACCGGCAGCCGATGATGAGACAAGATCAACCAACAAAGCATTGCCGCCAGAGGCGGTAAATTGCGAAGTTTATTCCTTAATCCTTCGTTCACAGCTTGCGCAAGCGCATCGGCAGAAAAATCTCCCAGAGACAGCCGCGTCAGCCAGGCCGTATCGTCATCGGCAGAGCCGGTCAATGCGACCAATCCGGAAATCAGCCGGCAAGATATCCACTCGTGCCGGTAAGGATCCTTGCTCAACGACTGACGGCGTAATTTATGCTGAAAATGATCGGCCGCCTTGCCCCAGTCATGGAGCAGCGCCGCAACAGCTGACAAGGCCTTTATTTCAGGCAGATGGAGCCAATCATTTTCCCACTCATCATGACGGATATTCTTTTGGGTATAATTCACCGGTACGACCCCCTCTTGATTAAAGCGGGAACGGTCTCCTACCATCCACACCAACTCGCTGCGGTTCCGTGACCGAATCCACCGGCAAGAAACGGACATACTTTTGGTCGCATGCTTTTGCAGGAGCGATTTCACCATTTGAAGTCCCTCAGCAGTAATAACCGTCTGCCAAGTCTCCTTCCCGATCCGATTGGCGAAGGCATCTAAAATCCGCGCCGTCGTCTTTATGGCTTTTTTATCGCTTTGACTGGTAAAAATAACCATCATTGGCAGACACCATCCCGACTCCAATACAGACTCCGTTCTTTTATGCGGGCATACATATATTCCAAGGCTTTATGTTCGGTAAATTTCTGTAAACACAATTCGCGGAATTCCCGATTCGTATATCCCTGATAGGCGGCAATAAACGCCCAAGGTAACCAAGGTAAAATCAAGCTGTCTTTGATCAAATCGGCCACATCAAATACCAACGCGCCCCGCCTGGTCTTGCCGTGCATTAATGCAAAGCCGTGCGGAATTCCCAGCACCCATAAGGCGGAAGCTGCCAATCCATAGGCCAAGTAATTGCCGTGATTCAAAAATATATTCGCCGTATCATTGGCTTCCGAATCGCGCACGAAAGACGCTAACTCCGTCTTCGCAGCCGCATATCGATAAAGCCGTTTGGAAAACAGCGCCTCTGCTGCCAGTAATTCTTTACCATTACGGCTGCCGGCAATACCTTTTTCGAAGCCCTGCAAGGCCTGCTCCATTTTTTCATCGTCCGCATAAAATCCGGCGTTGTTCAATTCTCTGTCTTTCTCCCATACGTGCTGCAAATACGCACAGCGGTCACGCTGCAAGCGCTGAGCCGCCTGCAGCCTACGCTCCTCATCAAACCAGAACGATAACCAGCCCTGCACGTATTGTGTCGGCCTGTACTCGCTCTGCGGATTCATCCAGACAATTTCAGTTCCGGCTATCAGCGGCGTGCCGCCACCGCCGCTGAAACCAACCAGGACACCGGCTGCAGACAGTAATCGCATCGCGGCTTGTGTAATTGATGTCCCTGTTCCCAATAAGATAACCGTTGTGTTGGCAATCGGGATATTCCAGTATTGTTGCCGCTTGTTTCCGTCTGTCAAATATACGACGCGGCCATCTTTCTGCATAACGCGGCACATTTCCAGATAATAGATATTGGCACGTTTAGAAAACATAATAGATTTCAATTCCGATGGCGTAAACGTTTGCTGCATAAAGCTCATCTCCAGTTAAGACAAGATATATACCGTTTTTCCCTTCATGTATTTCCATTATATCGTTTATCGAAAAAACTTTCCATCTAAATGCCGTCGTTATCCGCTGTTCATTGACGGGGCGAAAATGATTACCTTCCACTCCATAAAAACATCCCCTGACACCGGTTTCCATGCCTACCTGATGTCAGAGGATATAAAACACCTGTTAAACGCCTTACGTATCGTCATTCCCTTCGAAACGCCGTGGCCCTTTTCAAGCCCTCTGCCGGACACGACCGTTGACAAGGCAACCGATTTCATCCGGAATCAGTTGCCCCGGTTCAGCATAAACACTTTGCGCCGTTTTTCACTGGTCCAACATGGTCCCTACAAGCTTGACGCATTCGGCCGCGTCCTTTGAGTACCCGTCAGCACCGATCTCGACAGCGAATCCCGGCGTCACGGCAGCGCCGCCGATGATGATTTTCCCATTGTAACCGGATGCCGCCGCTTTGGCAATAACCGCCTTCATCTGCATCATCGTCGTCGTCATCAGTGCCGAAAGACCGACGACAGCCGCATGTTCCGCCATGGCTGTCGCAATGATCCGACTGGCGGGCACGTCTTTTCCCAAATCAATAACATGATACCCATAGTTGCGCAGCATAAGGGCAACAAGATTCTTGCCGATATCGTGAACGTCACCTTCGACGGTGGCAATGACGATCGTCGCTTTCTCTTCCGCAACATTTCCCTGCAGCAGCGGCTCCAGAAAATGAATGGCTTTTTCCATCGTATTGGCGCCGGCAATCAGTTGCGGTAAAAAATACACTTGCTGATCAAAAAGTTCGCCTACGCGGTTAATTGCAGGAATAAGAAATTTATTAATAATGGTTTCCGCCGATTTTCCCTTATCCAATTCCGCTTTTGTCAATGAAATGATCGTTCCTTTTTCCCCTTTGAGAACAGCTTCAAAAACGGGATTATCCTCTTCTCTGTCCGTTTCCGCCCGAACAGCGGTGCCGCCGTTTTTTTCCGCCGTCTGCAACGATACGGTCCGGCTGCCGTACGGTTCCATTCGTTGGATATATGCCAAGTCGCTGCCTTCATGATTCATCAGCAAATTAGCAGCGGCAGCGGCCTGAAGCAGCAGTTCCTGTGACGGATTGGCGATAGCCAGCGTCAGGCCGCCGGCAGCGGCCATGGTCAGAAACGCAGCATTGATGAAAAGCCGCTGCGGCAACCCGAACGAAATATTGGAAAGCCCGCAGATTGTCGCCAATCCGAGCGAATTACGGCAATACGCGAAGGTATCAAGGCAATCCAGCGCAGCTCGCGGCGCGGCGCCGACAGTAGCGGCAAGACCGTCGACGACGATGTCTTCACGAGCCAGACCGGCGGCTTCGGCGGCAGACGTCAACGCCCGGATAATCCGATGCTTCTCATCCTGCGTCGCAGGAATTCCGTCGTCGGAAAGGGGCAGCAAAATGAACATGGCTCCATATTTTCTGATAACCGGCAGCAGTTTTTCATATTTCGCCGTTTCATAAGAAACGGAGTTGAGCAGCGCCCTGCCGGGATAGTGGCGCAGCGCCGCCGCCAAAACATCGGGATAACTGGAATCAATGCAGAGCGGCAAGTTCGTTACGCCCGTTATTTCATCAATCGCCTGCAGCATTGTCGCTTTTTCATCGATACCGTTCATCCCCACATTGACATCAAGAACGGCTGCTCCTTTTTCTTCCTGTTCCCGCGCCATGGCCCGCACCAAGTCGAAGGTACCGGCACGCAATTCTTCTTGCAACTTCTTTTTCCCTGTCGGATTGATCCGCTCGCCGACGATCTGTAAGGGCCCGTCGAGACGAATATCCAAAACGGAGCGCTCTGAAGAAATGACGCGCCGTTTCTCTTTTTTTACGGGAAGCGGCTCCATGGTCCCGACAGATTCCGCCAAGACGCGAATGTGCTCCGGCGTCGTGCCGCAGCAGCCGCCGACAATTCGGGCGCCGGCGGCGACCAGCCGGCAGCAGGCGGCGCCGAAATCACCGGGAGTCATCGTATAAACGGTCGCGCCGTCCGCCAATGCGGGAAGTCCGGCATTGGGCTTGGCAATGATGGGAACCGTCGCATAAGCATACATTTCCTCTACAATCGGAAGCATGCCGTCCGGACCTGTCGAGCAGTTCAGACCGACAGCATCGACGCCCAGGGACTGAAGCGTCACGACGGCTGCGGCAGGCGGCGTGCCGAAGAGGGTTCTGCCGTCATTTTCAAAAGTCAGCGTCGCCATAACCGGCAAATCACAACTCTCTTTTACAGCCAAAACGGCTGCCCTCGTCTCTTGGAGACTCATCATCGTTTCAATGACAAAAAGGTCGGCGCCGCCGTCTGCCAGTG belongs to Megasphaera vaginalis (ex Bordigoni et al. 2020) and includes:
- the cas1f gene encoding type I-F CRISPR-associated endonuclease Cas1f, with the translated sequence MQQTFTPSELKSIMFSKRANIYYLEMCRVMQKDGRVVYLTDGNKRQQYWNIPIANTTVILLGTGTSITQAAMRLLSAAGVLVGFSGGGGTPLIAGTEIVWMNPQSEYRPTQYVQGWLSFWFDEERRLQAAQRLQRDRCAYLQHVWEKDRELNNAGFYADDEKMEQALQGFEKGIAGSRNGKELLAAEALFSKRLYRYAAAKTELASFVRDSEANDTANIFLNHGNYLAYGLAASALWVLGIPHGFALMHGKTRRGALVFDVADLIKDSLILPWLPWAFIAAYQGYTNREFRELCLQKFTEHKALEYMYARIKERSLYWSRDGVCQ
- a CDS encoding homocysteine S-methyltransferase family protein, which produces MTRDEFQQLIADGIVMLDGATGTNLQQAGLPVGVCPEAWILENRTAMIDLQRQFVAAGTQILYAPTFTGNRIKLGEYGLADRLAEMNRDLVALSKEAAAGKAFVAGDMTMTGRQLRPLGELHFEELVDVYKEQVVALADGGADLFVIETMMSLQETRAAVLAVKESCDLPVMATLTFENDGRTLFGTPPAAAVVTLQSLGVDAVGLNCSTGPDGMLPIVEEMYAYATVPIIAKPNAGLPALADGATVYTMTPGDFGAACCRLVAAGARIVGGCCGTTPEHIRVLAESVGTMEPLPVKKEKRRVISSERSVLDIRLDGPLQIVGERINPTGKKKLQEELRAGTFDLVRAMAREQEEKGAAVLDVNVGMNGIDEKATMLQAIDEITGVTNLPLCIDSSYPDVLAAALRHYPGRALLNSVSYETAKYEKLLPVIRKYGAMFILLPLSDDGIPATQDEKHRIIRALTSAAEAAGLAREDIVVDGLAATVGAAPRAALDCLDTFAYCRNSLGLATICGLSNISFGLPQRLFINAAFLTMAAAGGLTLAIANPSQELLLQAAAAANLLMNHEGSDLAYIQRMEPYGSRTVSLQTAEKNGGTAVRAETDREEDNPVFEAVLKGEKGTIISLTKAELDKGKSAETIINKFLIPAINRVGELFDQQVYFLPQLIAGANTMEKAIHFLEPLLQGNVAEEKATIVIATVEGDVHDIGKNLVALMLRNYGYHVIDLGKDVPASRIIATAMAEHAAVVGLSALMTTTMMQMKAVIAKAAASGYNGKIIIGGAAVTPGFAVEIGADGYSKDAAECVKLVGTMLDQ